From the Canis lupus dingo isolate Sandy chromosome 37, ASM325472v2, whole genome shotgun sequence genome, one window contains:
- the MOGAT1 gene encoding 2-acylglycerol O-acyltransferase 1, protein MKVEFAPLHIPLARRLQTAAVLQWVLSFLLLAQVCIGIIVVLIVHNYWFLYVPYLTWLCLDWRTPEQGGRRSNWVRSWTVWRYFKDYFPIHLIKTWDLDPSHNYIFGFHPHGVLVAGAFGNFCTNHSDFEELFPGFTAYLHVLPFWFRCPLFREYLMTSGSVSVSKKSVSYVLSKEGGGNISVIVLGGAEESLDAHPGKFTLFIRQRKGFVKVALTHGASLVPVFSFGENELFKQVNNPEGSWLRTVQEKLQKIMGFALPLFHARGIFQYNFGLMPYRKPIHTVVGRPIPVHRTPHPSPGQIEELHQTYMEELRKLFEAHKRKYGIPEHETLIFK, encoded by the exons CGCAGGTGTGCATCGGAATCATCGTGGTACTGATCGTGCACAACTATTGGTTCCTCTACGTCCCTTATCTGACATGGCTTTGCCTTGACTGGCGGAccccagagcagggaggcaggagatCCAACTGGGTCAGAAGCTGGACCGTTTGGAGGTATTTTAAGGACTATTTTCCAATTCAC CTCATCAAAACTTGGGATTTGGATCCAAGTCACAACTATATATTTGGGTTTCACCCCCACGGAGTGCTTGTTGCTGGAGCCTTTGGAAATTTTTGTACGAATCATTCAGACTTCGAGGAGCTGTTTCCTGGCTTCACTGCGTATCTTCACGTGCTCCCATTTTGGTTCCGGTGTCCTCTCTTTCGAGAATATCTGATGACTAGCG GGTCAGTCTCAGTTTCTAAGAAAAGTGTGTCCTATGTGCTGAGCAAGGAGGGAGGTGGAAACATTTCAGTCATTGTTCTTGGGGGTGCAGAAGAATCACTGGATGCCCATCCTGGAAAATTCACTCTGTTCATCCGCCAGCGGAAAGGATTTGTTAAAGTGGCTTTGACCCATGG TGCCTCCTTGGTCCCGGtgttttcttttggagaaaatgAACTATTTAAGCAAGTTAACAACCCTGAAGGCTCATGGCTTCGAACTGTGCAGGAGAAGCTACAGAAGATCATGGGATTTGCTTTGCCTCTGTTCCATGCCAGAGGGATTTTTCAATACAATTTTGGCCTGATGCCCTATAGGAAACCTATCCACACTGTGG TTGGTCGCCCAATCCCTGTTCATCGGACTCCGCACCCAAGCCCGGGACAGATTGAGGAGTTGCATCAGACCTATATGGAGGAGCTAAGGAAATTATTTGAAGCACACAAAAGGAAGTACGGTATTCCCGAGCATGaaactctcatttttaaataa